Genomic window (Bacillus pumilus):
GTCTCTGTGCCGTTGCATGATAATGGAGCGTGTCTCACGTAAATGCTTAATGACAATGGGTGAATGCTGTGAAAAAGCTTCAAAGGACAGCATATTCAAAAATTTATGATTCTCTTTAAACTCTTCAAGTTCAAGCTTAATCTTCTTTGTGAATTTTTCCTTTTTGGACAGCGTCGTTTCTGAATGAATAATCTGAGAAATCTCTCTCATTTTGCACTGATTGTATTTAATCAGTTCTAATAGAAGAGCTTCCTTTGAATCAAACAGTTTATAAATAGACGCTTTTGATATTTTACAGGCATCGGCAATTGACTGCATGGAGACACTCATATAGCCTTTTTGAGAAAATAATTTCTTCGACACCCGCAAAATCTCTTCTTGCTTTTCGTTCATCTTCATAAGTCCTTTCCGAATCGGTAAAACCATATGGTCACAATGGAAACCGAGTGGTCACTTTTGCTATGATAACAAAACGAATGACTCATGACAAGAAAAGAAACTTAAAAAACACCTATCTGATGAAAGGTGTTTTATCCTTCCGCATGTGCGGCATATATGATGATCTGACCGTTAAGTTCGGCGATCAAAAGGTCTTTTCGTTCCTTTACAGAGTAAATTACTGTCCCCTTTTTCAACACGGTAGCTGTGCCATGATTAAAATGTTCGTCAGCTGTTTTCTGAATTACACCTAATTGCTGATCTTTAGTGACGGTTAGTTGATGGGTCCAATCTACATTTGCTTCATAGACAGTTTCTTCCCATTGAAATAAATCTGCCTGTTCATCGAGAGCTAATACCTCTTCTGCACTAGGTGGTTTAGATTCGGCATACTGGACGGATTGGCATCCACATAAGCAAATGGTGAGTAACATTAAACATAAGTAAGTCCATAAATTTCGTGTCAAATGAGATCCTCCCCTTCACAAGAAAGCTATTATATAGTCATAGTCGTTTCCGAAGGATGTATCGTTACTTTATGAGGCGAGTAAGGAGATTGTATGTTGGCACAAAATACGATACATTTATCGTATGAATAATACAATCCATCCAACCCAAGAAGACATGAGACTGATTTCTGTGCTGCAAGCATTGGCTGATCCAATCCGATTAGAAATTGTCCGCTGCTTAGCAGAAGCAGGGGAGAGAACATGCGGCACGTATGAGATGAATATTGCCAAATCCACGCTGTCCCACCACTTCAAAGTGCTGAGGGAGGCAGGCGTCGTGAAAGTGAGAATTGACGGGAAGCACCGTTACTATTCTTTAAGAAAAGAAGACATCGAGACCGCATTTCCTGGGCTGGTGTCATCGATTTTAGCCGTAGATAAAGAGCGGTGGTAAGCCAGCTGTCTAGTAAAGCAGCTGGCTGTTTTATTTCCCATAAATCGACTCATGCAGTCTTTTCACCGCTGGCCGAATATCCTCTGGCCGTATATGAGAGAATCCAAGGATAAGCGGCACGAAGCCTTCTTTGTGACCGGGTACATGCTCATCAAGGGTAAAACGGTCCATCCCGTACATTTTCAGCTTTCTTTCTTTGGCTCGCTGTAAAATCTCGTGCTGCGTGCGGTTTGAACGGAACTCTGCGATAAAATGTAGCCCAGCATTTTCCCCAATAATCCGTACATTGTCAGCAAAAACCTTGTCGAGTTCTCCGGTGAGCTGCTTCCGCTTTTCCTCATATAAACCATTCATTCTTCTAATATGCCGCTGATATGCTCCATCCTTTATAAAATGAAGAAGGGTGTATTGTGTGAAAAGATTGGCTGTTTGAATGAAAAAATGCTGTTCTTCCTTGTAGCGTCTCAATAAATGATGAGGCAGCACCATATAGCTGATCCGTAAGCCTGGCAGCAAGGATTTTGAAAAAGTTCCCATATAAATGACTTTGTCATACCGATCCAAACTTTGCAGTGCTGGAATGCTGTCTGTGCCATACTTAAATTCACTGTCATAATCATCCTCAATGATATAACGGCCGGGTTGATCGGCTGCCCAGTTTAAGAGCTGAATTCGCCGGGAAATCGGCATGATGACGCCAGTCGGGAATTGATGTGAAGGGGTAATGATCAACACATTCGGTTCCTTCTTCTGAATGTCACTCATCCGCACCCCTTTTTGATCAATGCCAATCGTTTCAACTTGGTGATGATTGTTTTTCAGCATTTGATAGAGCCGGCGATAGCCGGGGTTTTCTAACCCGTATACTTGATCGGCTGGAAGAATACTTGATAACGAATGAATAAGTGATTGCGTGCCTGCACTTAATATGAGCTGTTCTGGATAACATTTGACCCCTCGTGCAAGCCCGATCAACCGGGCAATCGTTTCACGAAGTTCGTACACACCTTGTGGATGCGGAAGCTCACCAAATGCTTCTTCGTGGAGACTGATCGCCTTTTGTTCACTTTTCAGCCAGCTTTTAAATGGAAAATTGGCTGTATCAACAGAGATATGTGAAAAGGAATACCAGCCGTCTCGTGCAATCGGCTCTTCCTTTAAATCTGCTGGAAGGGAAGAGGGTTTCAGCTGACCTGACTCATGAAACGTTTCTAATGATTCGACGAAAAAGCCTTTGCGTTCAACCGAATATAAATATCCCTCGGCAAGCAGCTGCTGATATGCGCCATTCACTGAATTCACGCTGACATTTAATGTATCAGCTAACTCTCGTTTTGAAGGTAATTGATCGTGTGGCTGAAGGTTTCGATTTAAAATTTCTCCTTTAATTTTCGTGTAAATTTGATGATAAATAAATCCGTTTGCCCCTGTTTGATCTAGTTGAATTGTCAGCATCTCGTCATTCCTTCCTCTCTGGTACCATGAAAAAAATGATATTGGTACTTTCTATCATACCAAAAAATATTCAGAATAATAAAAAAGACATAAAGGGGATGGATGACAATGAGTCAAACGACAACAAACCGTTTTTCAACAGAAGAATGGCAGGGGAAAAGAGATCAATACGTCGCAAGAGGCGTGAGTAATGGCAACCGTCATCTTGCAGCAAAGGGGAAGGGAGCCGAGCTGTTCGATATCGATGGGAAACGATTTATCGATTTTGCTGGCGCTATCGGTACTTTAAATGTAGGCCATTCACATCCAAAGGTTGTGGAAGCCGTCAAAGCACAGGCAGAAAGTCTGATTCACCCAGGATTCAACGTGATGATGTACGAATCGTATATTGAATTAGCTGAAAAGCTATGTCGCCTTACACCAGGTGATCATGATAAGAAAGCCATTTTTCTTAATTCAGGTGCAGAAGCTGTTGAAAATGCGGTGAAAATTGCACGTAAATATACGAAAAGACAGGCCGTTGTCTCGTTTACAAGAGGCTTCCATGGCAGAACGAATATGACGATGAGCATGACAAGCAAGGTCAAGCCATATAAATTTGGCTTCGGCCCATTTGCATCAGAGGTGTACCAAGCACCATACCCGTATTACTATCAAAAGCCAGAAGGATTAAGCGATGCAGCCTACGATGAGTACATCATTGATCAATTCAACCAATTCTTCGTCGCTACCGTTGCACCAGAAACCGTTGCGTGTGTGGTCATGGAGCCAGTCCAAGGGGAGGGCGGATTCATTGTCCCATCGAAGCGTTTTGTTCAGCATGTTGCTTCATTCTGTCAGCAGCACGGGATTGTGTTTGTTGCAGATGAAATCCAAACAGGCTTTGCAAGAACAGGAAAATATTTTGCCATTGAGCACTTTGATGTGGTGCCGGACTTAATCACTGTATCAAAATCTCTTGCTGCTGGATTGCCGCTAAGCGGTGTAGTCGGCAGAAAAGAACTGCTTGATGCGGCAGATCCAGGGGAGCTAGGGGGAACATATGCAGGAAGTCCATTAGGCTGTGTGGCAGCACTAGCAGTTCTTGATATTATTGAAACAGAACAATTGAATCAGCGATCTGAACACATTGGACAAGTCATTGAGGATAAAGCAAATGATTGGAGAGCAAAGTATCCATTCATTGGGGAAGTCCGCCGATTAGGGGCAATGGCGGCGATTGAAATTGTGGAAGATCAAACAACGCGTACACCAGATAAGAAAACAGCCGCAGCGATTGCAGCATATGCAAATGAGCATGGGCTGCTCTTATTAACGGCAGGGATTAATGGGAATATCATTCGCTTTTTAACACCACTTGTCATCACAGATGAGCTGCTGCAAGAAGGTCTAGGGATCATCGAAGACGCCTTGACAGCACGCTAAACAACAAAGGGGGATGGTTGTATGCAAAAACAACAAATGGCAAAAACCATGTCGCAGTCAGACGTACTGTTTTTATCCATTGGTGCGATGCTTGGCTGGGGCTGGGTTGTACTTTCGGGAGATTGGATTTTAACAGCAGGATTTTTAGGAAGTGTGATCGCCTTTGTCATCGGCGGTATTCTCGTCGTCTTTATCGGACTTACGTATGCTGAGCTTTCGTCTGCCATTCCAGAGACAGGAGGAGGGCTCGTCTTTGTTCAGCGGGCATTTGGGATAAAATCCGCTTTTGTCTCGGCATGGGGCGTGTTGTTTGGCTACGTATCTGTCATTACGTTTGAAGCGGTCGCACTGCCAACTGTCATTGATTACGTCATTCCAACACAGCATGTTGGTTTCCTATGGAATATAGGGGGATGGGATGTTTATTTAACATGGGTGTTGATTGGATCTGGCGGTGCTTTATTTTTAACAGCACTGAACTATATTGGCGCTAAGCCAGCTGCTATTTTTCAATCTGTTTTTACAGTGGCCATTATCCTGACAGGTTTTCTTCTTTTAGGCGGAGCAACGTTTAACGGAGATTTAGCAAACCTTGAGCCGATGTTTCAAGGCGGGGTTGGCGGCGTCATGGCGGTTTTAGTGATGATTCCCTTTTTATTCGTTGGCTTTGATGTCATCCCGCAAGTGGCGGCGGAGATCAATGCACCGAAGAGAATTATCGGGAGAATTTTGATTATCTCCATCGTGAGTGCCGTTGTGTTTTATCTGCTCATTGTCTTTGGTGTAGCTGCGGGACTGTCAAAGGGTCAGCTTGAAGCTTCCTCATTAGCGACAGCAGATGCGATGGTGCAGCTGCTCGGTCATCAGGCGTTTGGGACTGTGCTTGTCATTGGCGGTGTAGCAGGAATTGTGACGAGCTGGAATGCTTTTATCATTGGGGCAAGCCGTATCCTATATGCTATGGCGGAAAGAGGCATGATTTCCAAATGGTTTGCGTATATTCACCCAAAGTATAAAACACCGACACATGCGATTTTATTCCTTGGAGCACTGGCCTTTTTTGCACCATTATTAGGGCGTCCTGCCCTCGTATGGATTGTCAACGCGGGTGGTGTCGGGATCATCGTCGGCTACTTAATTGTGTCCATTGCCTTTATGAGACTTCGCAAGACAGAACCTGAGCTTGAGCGTCCATACCGCATTAAATATTGGCGGACGACAGGCGTTTTAGCTATCGGACTGAGTCTCCTTTTTCTTTCATTTTATTTTCCGGGAATGCCGGCCTCCTTATCGTGGCCAGCTGAATGGATATTGCTTTTAGGCTGGGCACTCATTGGGTATATACTATATGTAATGAATCCAAGAACGAAGGAGACGGTAGAGCATGACAAACGAACTCAAAGTATATAATCCTGCGACAGGAGAAGAAATTGCTTCAGTTGCACAGCATACAAAAGAACAGATCGAAGACGCCATTACTCGCTCACACAAAGCATTCAAAACATGGGCAAAAACGTCAGCGCACGAACGTGCCAATATCATCCGTAAGTGGTTTGATCTCATGATTGAACATAAAGAAAGATTGGCAAAAATCATCACGGAAGAAAACGGAAAGCCGTATCAAGAAGCATTAGGGGAAATCGTCTATGCGGCTGGATACATTGAATGGTACGCAGAGGAAGCCAAACGGATCTACGGCAGAACCATTCCGTCACATACGACGAACAAACGCCTTTTCGTCACAAAGCAGCCAGTTGGTCCTGTTGCGGCCATTACACCGTGGAATTTCCCAGCAGCCATGATCACGAGAAAGGCAGCACCAGCACTTGCGGCGGGCTGTACGTTTATTGTAAAACCTGCTGAAGACACGCCGCTCACAGCCATTGAGCTTGTGAAATTAGGTCATGAAGCTGGAATTCCAGAGGATGCCCTACAATGGGTGGTTGGAGATGGAAAAGAAGTCGGTGAAATGTTCACAGATAGTCCATTGATTCGCAAAATCACGTTTACAGGCTCGACGCCAGTCGGAAAGCACCTGATCAAAAACAGTGCCAGCACAGTCAAGCACGTCTCAATGGAGCTTGGTGGTCATGCTCCGCTCATCGTAGACAAAGATGCAAATCTTGAACTAGCTGTCAAACAAGCAGTGGCATCTAAATTCCGTAATGCAGGACAAACTTGTGTGTGTGCCAACCGCTTAATTGTGCATGAAGACATTCATGAAGCATTTGCTCAAAGCTTCAGCAAAGAAGTAGAAAAGCTAAAAGTGGGAAATGGCTTTGAAGAAGGCACATCTATCGGTCCAATTATTAATAAGCGCGGCTTTGATAAAATCGTCAGCCAAATTCAAGATGCAGTCGATAAAGGGGCGAAAATCCTTGTCGGCGGCGATACGCATTTCGACGACGAAAAGTCATACTTTTTTGTCCAGCCAACGGTTCTTACACATGTCGACCCTTCCATGAACATCATGCATGAAGAGACCTTTGGACCAGTGGCGCCGATTACAACATTCAAAACGTTAGATGAAGCGATCGAGTTAGCCAACGATACACCTTTTGGTCTTGCAGCTTATTTCTTTACAGAGAATTATCGGAACGGCCTCTACATCTCAGAAAATCTTGATTACGGGATTATTGGCTGGAATGATGGCGGCCCATCGGCTGTTCAAGCACCTTTCGGAGGAATGAAAGAAAGCGGAATTGGCCGTGAAGGCGGCATCGAAGGGATCGAACCATATTTAGAAACCAAGTATGTATCCATTGGTTTAGATGAGTAATGAATGAAAAAGACTGCCGTAATAACTCGGCAGTCTTTTTTTATATTAAACAGCCGGTGGGAAAAGCTGCTCCACCGTTTCTTTCGTTTCTTTCAGAATTTCGTGGATGTAATCTGCAGGAGCCTGTTCCATGCTACTGAACAAAAGCCGTTCAACAGGCTCAATCCCAATAAAATCGAAGACTTCTGTATCTGTTGTCATGCGATGGGAGGGGACGATTCGGTTAGCATCAAGAAAGGTTCTTGGGGCATCATGCGTGTTGATAATGACTCCTTTTTTGTGCAGAAGCAGGTTTTCAATAGCCCCATGTTTGTTGATCTGATAAGCGAAGCCCTCAGAAAAAACGCGCTCTACATACCCTTTTAACATAGCAGGTAAGCCTGTCCACCATATGGGGAAAATAAATGTCAGGACATCTGCTTGTTGAATCAGTTTCTGCTCTATTTGAATGGCGGCTGGGACATGACCGCGTTTGATCGCAGCCTTTTCCGATATACTCAGCTCTGGCGAAAAATCAAGAGCATAGACATCACGAACAGTCACTTGATGACCATTGTTCAAAAGAGTGCTCACAACAAGATCTAATAAGGTTTGGTTTAAGCTTTGCTGGGGATGAGCAAATATGATTAGATGGTTCATCTCATAGCCTCCTACATGGTCATGTGTCTCATTATGGCATGCACTAGTATCCTATTCAATCCTATATTGGTAATAGTAGGTTGGGAAAATGGAAGGTGATTGATCAGCGTGCAGGTAAAAATTGGCATTTGCTGTATGGTCAGCGTCGGTGGTCAAACAAGTTGAAAATAAACAAAGCGATCGTTTCCGAAAAAACGATCGCTTACATATCACTTATTTCTTTCTAAAAGCAAGTCCAAGTGCAATCAGTGCCACGACTAGAGCAGCAATGGACAACCCAAGCACAAGAGGTGAGGAAGAAGAGGAAGCTGTTTCAGATGCCTTTTCTTCTTTTGGTTTTTCTTGACCATGTGAATCCGTTACCGTATTAGATGCTACGATGTTTGTGATGGAATGCGGCTTGTCAGCATCTTTATCGCCAGTCCATTCAACGACCGTTCCATCCTTATAATATTGATACGCATCCCATGCAGCTTCACCTGCTTTTTCAGGGTTTTTCGCTACAAAAACGAATTGCTGGAACTCTCCAGCAAGGACACCTTTACCCGTTGCCTCCCAAGTCACTCTTGTGACCTTGCCATCTTTTTCTTCAGTTGACGTTTTCCAGCCAGGTACTGGCTCGTATTGTTGGAATTCTACGCCTTTAGGCATTGTGACGACAACTTTAGTCGTCGGACTGTCACTTTCAGAAGGAACTTTCAAAGTATAAGTTTCCCACGCATTTGTCGCAGATGTGTCAGGTTTGACTGTGACGTGCGCACTTACAGGAATCGCCAATAAAAATGAAGCGAGAAGCATTGGTAATAAAGCTTTAACATATTTTTTCATATCATATGAACTCCTTTTAGTTTCTTCTAATAAATGTAGTATCGATATTTTCAAAGGAACCAGTTAACGCATGGATTTCAATTTTCCAAGTACCTTTTTCATTTAACAAGAGATTTTCAGCAGAGAAATGACCATTTTTTGATCGTTCCAGCTGAAATTCACTCGGTTTCTCCTCACCGAATAAGGCGACTTTATGGATCTTGGCTGTCACAGATTGAATGTCAGTGATCGTTTGTCCATTCTTCTTCGTAAATGCCACCTCGAACGTGTTTTTACCCGGAGCATTCGGGGTAATGCTCAAGGACACAATGTCACGATGCTCAACCTGGTTTGCGCCAAAGAATGGCTCAGGTGCAGGCGGAGGAGGGCTCGGAATATTGGTAAATACAGCCGTTAATAACAAAATGGCAACTCCGATGATCCACTCCGCTCGTAAGGAAATGCTTCGTCTTTGTTTCTTTTCCCACCTCAGCATCAAGTAATGAACAAGTCCAAGAAGTCCCATCAAGATAAATAAACCAAGCTTGATTAAAAACGTTCGTCCGTAAGCTGATTGGAAAAGAGCATCAAACGATTGCAAAATAAAGATGGCATTCACAAATCCTGAAAACACAATGAGTCCAACAGAGAGCAGTGCCCAAGGGTGAAATGCAGTAAATGTACTTCGGATGAGCGGCTGATCCTCATTTGGCAGCTTTTTCAACAATAACAGCACAATGGCAGTTAAACCACCGACCCAGATCGATGCAGAAACGAGGTGAATGAAATCAAGAGACGTTGTCAGTATTTTATTATCTGTTGCTGCTGGATGTCCGATTTGTGCTTTCAGCCAGAGAAGCACTGCGAATAGGAGCAGTGGAAACAACCATACCCGAATAGAAGTAAAATCCCCTTTTTTCATCGCAACTATGCTCCAAATGGTCAAAAGAACAAATGACACCATGAGCATTATCCACAAACTACCGCCAGAAGTCGATGCAATGGTTTCTTGTAAAAGCGATGGTTGAAATGCCCCCAAAAAGGACACGTCTGCCGCTGATTTTGTTTGAATCGGCAGCTGGAACACGAGTGCTCCGCCCATCATGATCAGTGACAAAGTCAAAAGCCGTTTCATTCGTTTCGCTAATACAGGTGAAATGGCTGCCCTAAACCAAATCAGTCCAAACAAAATCGTCCCGAGAAATAAACTAAACGACGTATAAAGAATGGCTTTGTCAATGGTCGAGGCTACATCAATGGATTCATTCGTTTGCCCTTGATCTAATTGGTCAAAACCACCATCCGCTTTGCCAATACTAAACGGGATCATGCCAGAGACAGAGTGTCCGTCAGCTGATACCGCATTCCACTGAATGGTATAAATTCCTTTTGGTAAATCCTTTTTTAAAGCAGCTTCCATAATTTTTTGATCTTTAATGACCGTATCTCCTTGATCCACACGATCCCCTTTTGCATTTAGCACCTTAATGGCATGAAATCCGCTTTCGATTCCTTCACTAAATGTGATAGAGACCGAAGGAGGCTGCTGATCAAGCTCTTCATTTGCCGCAGGATTCGAGCTGACGACGTATGCATGAGCAAATGCTTCCTTTGGAATGAAAAAAGCGAACATGACGATAAGGAGCAGAAGCCACTTACTATGTTTCAACAAGTGAATAACCGCCTTTCTACCTATGAAAATGTCTCATGTATCAGAAAGAAAGCGGCAGTAAACTGTGAGTCACAGAAAAAACCGCTCCTCCTATTGTGCCGCTCACTCTAAAAGGTAAACGAAACAAACAGCAAGATGGTTCACTTTTTCTGTGTCATGTCTGCGCAGACATTTCTTGATTGAATAGGTTTGATCATGTATAAGCCTATTCGATTTATGAAAAGGATACAAGAAGTGACCATTTAAAAGTTGTGAAATTCCAATGAATTTTATGTTGAAACCATGGCATGTTAACCTTTTCATCCCATTTGTCCTATGCT
Coding sequences:
- a CDS encoding NAD-dependent succinate-semialdehyde dehydrogenase, producing the protein MTNELKVYNPATGEEIASVAQHTKEQIEDAITRSHKAFKTWAKTSAHERANIIRKWFDLMIEHKERLAKIITEENGKPYQEALGEIVYAAGYIEWYAEEAKRIYGRTIPSHTTNKRLFVTKQPVGPVAAITPWNFPAAMITRKAAPALAAGCTFIVKPAEDTPLTAIELVKLGHEAGIPEDALQWVVGDGKEVGEMFTDSPLIRKITFTGSTPVGKHLIKNSASTVKHVSMELGGHAPLIVDKDANLELAVKQAVASKFRNAGQTCVCANRLIVHEDIHEAFAQSFSKEVEKLKVGNGFEEGTSIGPIINKRGFDKIVSQIQDAVDKGAKILVGGDTHFDDEKSYFFVQPTVLTHVDPSMNIMHEETFGPVAPITTFKTLDEAIELANDTPFGLAAYFFTENYRNGLYISENLDYGIIGWNDGGPSAVQAPFGGMKESGIGREGGIEGIEPYLETKYVSIGLDE
- a CDS encoding PLP-dependent aminotransferase family protein, which translates into the protein MLTIQLDQTGANGFIYHQIYTKIKGEILNRNLQPHDQLPSKRELADTLNVSVNSVNGAYQQLLAEGYLYSVERKGFFVESLETFHESGQLKPSSLPADLKEEPIARDGWYSFSHISVDTANFPFKSWLKSEQKAISLHEEAFGELPHPQGVYELRETIARLIGLARGVKCYPEQLILSAGTQSLIHSLSSILPADQVYGLENPGYRRLYQMLKNNHHQVETIGIDQKGVRMSDIQKKEPNVLIITPSHQFPTGVIMPISRRIQLLNWAADQPGRYIIEDDYDSEFKYGTDSIPALQSLDRYDKVIYMGTFSKSLLPGLRISYMVLPHHLLRRYKEEQHFFIQTANLFTQYTLLHFIKDGAYQRHIRRMNGLYEEKRKQLTGELDKVFADNVRIIGENAGLHFIAEFRSNRTQHEILQRAKERKLKMYGMDRFTLDEHVPGHKEGFVPLILGFSHIRPEDIRPAVKRLHESIYGK
- the gabT gene encoding 4-aminobutyrate--2-oxoglutarate transaminase, with amino-acid sequence MSQTTTNRFSTEEWQGKRDQYVARGVSNGNRHLAAKGKGAELFDIDGKRFIDFAGAIGTLNVGHSHPKVVEAVKAQAESLIHPGFNVMMYESYIELAEKLCRLTPGDHDKKAIFLNSGAEAVENAVKIARKYTKRQAVVSFTRGFHGRTNMTMSMTSKVKPYKFGFGPFASEVYQAPYPYYYQKPEGLSDAAYDEYIIDQFNQFFVATVAPETVACVVMEPVQGEGGFIVPSKRFVQHVASFCQQHGIVFVADEIQTGFARTGKYFAIEHFDVVPDLITVSKSLAAGLPLSGVVGRKELLDAADPGELGGTYAGSPLGCVAALAVLDIIETEQLNQRSEHIGQVIEDKANDWRAKYPFIGEVRRLGAMAAIEIVEDQTTRTPDKKTAAAIAAYANEHGLLLLTAGINGNIIRFLTPLVITDELLQEGLGIIEDALTAR
- a CDS encoding ArsR/SmtB family transcription factor, giving the protein MNNTIHPTQEDMRLISVLQALADPIRLEIVRCLAEAGERTCGTYEMNIAKSTLSHHFKVLREAGVVKVRIDGKHRYYSLRKEDIETAFPGLVSSILAVDKERW
- a CDS encoding copper resistance CopC/CopD family protein; the protein is MLKHSKWLLLLIVMFAFFIPKEAFAHAYVVSSNPAANEELDQQPPSVSITFSEGIESGFHAIKVLNAKGDRVDQGDTVIKDQKIMEAALKKDLPKGIYTIQWNAVSADGHSVSGMIPFSIGKADGGFDQLDQGQTNESIDVASTIDKAILYTSFSLFLGTILFGLIWFRAAISPVLAKRMKRLLTLSLIMMGGALVFQLPIQTKSAADVSFLGAFQPSLLQETIASTSGGSLWIMLMVSFVLLTIWSIVAMKKGDFTSIRVWLFPLLLFAVLLWLKAQIGHPAATDNKILTTSLDFIHLVSASIWVGGLTAIVLLLLKKLPNEDQPLIRSTFTAFHPWALLSVGLIVFSGFVNAIFILQSFDALFQSAYGRTFLIKLGLFILMGLLGLVHYLMLRWEKKQRRSISLRAEWIIGVAILLLTAVFTNIPSPPPPAPEPFFGANQVEHRDIVSLSITPNAPGKNTFEVAFTKKNGQTITDIQSVTAKIHKVALFGEEKPSEFQLERSKNGHFSAENLLLNEKGTWKIEIHALTGSFENIDTTFIRRN
- a CDS encoding APC family permease — protein: MQKQQMAKTMSQSDVLFLSIGAMLGWGWVVLSGDWILTAGFLGSVIAFVIGGILVVFIGLTYAELSSAIPETGGGLVFVQRAFGIKSAFVSAWGVLFGYVSVITFEAVALPTVIDYVIPTQHVGFLWNIGGWDVYLTWVLIGSGGALFLTALNYIGAKPAAIFQSVFTVAIILTGFLLLGGATFNGDLANLEPMFQGGVGGVMAVLVMIPFLFVGFDVIPQVAAEINAPKRIIGRILIISIVSAVVFYLLIVFGVAAGLSKGQLEASSLATADAMVQLLGHQAFGTVLVIGGVAGIVTSWNAFIIGASRILYAMAERGMISKWFAYIHPKYKTPTHAILFLGALAFFAPLLGRPALVWIVNAGGVGIIVGYLIVSIAFMRLRKTEPELERPYRIKYWRTTGVLAIGLSLLFLSFYFPGMPASLSWPAEWILLLGWALIGYILYVMNPRTKETVEHDKRTQSI
- a CDS encoding NAD(P)H-dependent oxidoreductase — protein: MNHLIIFAHPQQSLNQTLLDLVVSTLLNNGHQVTVRDVYALDFSPELSISEKAAIKRGHVPAAIQIEQKLIQQADVLTFIFPIWWTGLPAMLKGYVERVFSEGFAYQINKHGAIENLLLHKKGVIINTHDAPRTFLDANRIVPSHRMTTDTEVFDFIGIEPVERLLFSSMEQAPADYIHEILKETKETVEQLFPPAV
- a CDS encoding YcnI family protein, giving the protein MKKYVKALLPMLLASFLLAIPVSAHVTVKPDTSATNAWETYTLKVPSESDSPTTKVVVTMPKGVEFQQYEPVPGWKTSTEEKDGKVTRVTWEATGKGVLAGEFQQFVFVAKNPEKAGEAAWDAYQYYKDGTVVEWTGDKDADKPHSITNIVASNTVTDSHGQEKPKEEKASETASSSSSPLVLGLSIAALVVALIALGLAFRKK